One genomic window of Helicobacter canis includes the following:
- a CDS encoding DUF485 domain-containing protein: protein MGLKENQQNALSKFRQFVSFRNKISLVLSLVVLVCYYIFVLSVGLFPEVLGYRLGPSSVTLGIIGGLFIIVLSIVVTGIYTFLANTYFDRDQANILNQLQESNLIKDLQNGEIDYKNQQGGAQ from the coding sequence ATGGGGCTCAAAGAAAATCAGCAAAACGCCTTATCGAAATTTCGGCAGTTTGTCAGCTTTAGGAACAAGATTTCGCTTGTTCTTTCGCTTGTAGTTTTGGTGTGCTACTACATCTTTGTCCTTAGCGTAGGATTATTCCCAGAGGTGTTGGGGTATCGCTTAGGACCAAGCTCTGTTACACTTGGGATTATTGGAGGACTCTTTATTATTGTTTTAAGTATTGTTGTTACAGGGATTTATACATTCCTAGCAAACACTTATTTCGATCGAGATCAGGCAAATATCTTAAATCAACTGCAAGAATCTAACTTGATCAAAGACCTACAAAATGGCGAGATTGATTATAAAAACCAGCAAGGAGGTGCCCAATGA
- the gmk gene encoding guanylate kinase, whose translation MTNSMPASQATQGALFGRILILSGPSGSGKSTLCKILQEHFSDIYFSISTTTRAPRDGERDGVDYHFVSQEQFIADIKQGAFLEWAQVHNNYYGTALLPITLALEQGKLVIFDVDVQGHQSIKEYYGNLARSVFITTRSKEILRKRLESRQTDSTQNIELRLLHAYNEMQQLSHFDYLIVNDDLQSSKRAIIGIATSLEFIPQPSIYQSLWQDVGEDMKQ comes from the coding sequence ATGACAAATAGTATGCCAGCATCTCAAGCGACTCAAGGGGCGTTGTTTGGGCGGATCCTGATCCTATCTGGACCATCTGGCTCGGGCAAATCTACTTTGTGCAAGATTTTGCAAGAGCATTTTAGTGATATTTACTTCTCTATCTCTACGACTACGCGAGCCCCTAGAGATGGTGAGCGCGATGGGGTGGATTATCACTTCGTGAGTCAAGAGCAGTTTATAGCAGATATTAAGCAGGGGGCGTTTCTAGAGTGGGCGCAAGTGCATAATAACTACTATGGCACAGCGTTATTACCTATCACGCTGGCTTTAGAGCAGGGTAAGCTTGTGATATTTGATGTTGATGTGCAAGGACATCAAAGTATCAAGGAGTATTATGGGAATCTCGCGCGATCAGTGTTTATCACAACTAGGAGCAAGGAGATTTTGCGCAAGAGGCTAGAGAGTAGGCAGACAGATTCTACGCAAAATATCGAGCTGCGATTATTGCACGCTTATAATGAAATGCAGCAGCTCTCGCATTTTGACTATCTTATCGTCAATGATGATTTGCAAAGCTCTAAGCGTGCGATTATTGGGATCGCTACTTCGCTGGAGTTTATCCCGCAGCCTAGTATCTATCAGTCGCTGTGGCAAGATGTTGGCGAAGATATGAAGCAGTAG
- a CDS encoding phospholipase D-like domain-containing protein, with the protein MRKILVFLVSSWLICEAKSELFMLPYEQDKAFKSLHSSLKRAQKSIDIAIYSFTNRELAKALRDSAQRGVKIRIIFDESSKNDSRSMIGYLDKYNNISTCLLKGGKSPKGNYYGIMHQKLAIIDKNLLYIGSANWSKNAFENSYETLFYDDDNYLVSKAARYYEDMFKSCRAF; encoded by the coding sequence ATGAGAAAAATCCTAGTGTTTTTGGTAAGCTCGTGGCTTATATGTGAAGCAAAAAGCGAGCTATTTATGTTGCCCTATGAGCAAGACAAAGCCTTCAAAAGCCTGCACAGCTCACTCAAACGCGCACAAAAAAGCATCGATATAGCCATTTATAGCTTCACCAATAGAGAGCTAGCAAAAGCTCTCCGCGATAGCGCGCAAAGAGGCGTGAAAATCCGCATAATCTTTGATGAGAGTAGCAAAAACGACTCGCGCTCAATGATCGGCTATCTTGATAAATACAACAATATCTCCACCTGCCTGCTCAAAGGAGGAAAATCCCCAAAAGGTAACTACTATGGTATAATGCACCAAAAGCTCGCCATAATCGATAAAAATCTTCTCTACATCGGTTCAGCTAATTGGAGTAAAAATGCGTTTGAAAACAGCTATGAAACGCTTTTTTATGATGATGATAATTATCTTGTCTCCAAGGCTGCGCGCTATTATGAAGATATGTTCAAATCCTGTCGAGCATTTTAA
- a CDS encoding proline dehydrogenase family protein — MIQKSIALAEELQSKIEQNLSTSERQFHAKMQKLLNNPKNKVMLIELLDRSFRCKDKKASFELIEHTLNKFGIADFFSAFEKFLLFSFLNFGKLAPNFSVPFFISHLRNDTKAMVLDADENFLAPHITKRKNEQNITLNVNLIGEEVLGEAESKYRMQKYEEALKSSYITYISIKITTIFSQINIIDFDYSKDEVVKRLDTLYALALEEQNRQGVSKFINLDMEEFRDLELTVAAFMESVGKFDIKAGIVLQAYIPDSYEYLKKLLAFSKERVLKGMQPIKIRFVKGANMENEETIASQRGWELPTFERKIDTDSNYNKMLDLVLEDENYKYINVGIASHNIFEIAYAYTRIKEAGASESFTFEMLEGMSLQCSYELSKMHDLILYAPVCDEAHFNNAIAYLVRRLDENTSEDNFMRYFFNLKVGSKEWEEQKALFLNALEGIKTLDNTTHRKQDRTKTQNVPSSYTTKTFTNESDTDFILSQNRLWAQNIKAKYENLSDYDVYPVAGELDFTQADLNTLEVKDKIAHRTIGTAYLAGENELKAALKVAKNSNFTQKSSDEIYGILAKVAKLMRERRGDLIGLAALETGKTFLEIDPEVSEAIDFVEFYPHSLETLKKQNPNATFKPKGIGVTIAPWNFPVGISVGTIAAPLAAGNVVLYKPSSLSMLTGYKLCECFWDAGIPRDALIFLPAKGSDISKYILSDEAVKFSILTGGEDTAYAMLEANPTLLLSAETGGKNATIVSKFADRDSAVKNIIHSAFSNSGQKCSATSLLVLEDEVYEDEEFKKALVDAAASLAVGSPFVFKNKLGALCDKPSEKLTKAINELEAGEEWALKPTFINDNPHLMTPGIKYGVKKGAFTHMNELFAPLLSVIRAKDLKEAIELVNATGYGLTAGFESLDEREWEYFHTHIEAGNIYINKPTTGAIVLRQPFGGVKKSAIGFGRKVGIYNYITQFMDIEAKADTNLLDSPLANALEKLSKASDESTQATLANATLMAKSYAHHYKHEFSVARDYVNIRGEDNLFSYTRIKNLAFRVCEQDSLQDILGVIIGCNTLGLSPLVSYEKKVDSRVCDTNAQKVDSRAIITLAQKVCQMTDLAADFVAESSDEFIAKLPLFERVRYHAKPDTSDPIYQAAAKEAKIIIRDKPLLNGRFELLFYHNEKALSVSYHRYGNLGIRALKNSQ; from the coding sequence ATGATACAAAAATCCATCGCTTTGGCAGAAGAGCTACAAAGCAAAATCGAGCAAAATCTCTCCACTAGTGAGAGACAATTCCACGCTAAAATGCAAAAGCTTCTTAATAATCCCAAAAATAAAGTAATGCTAATCGAGCTACTTGACCGCTCTTTTCGCTGCAAGGATAAAAAAGCGAGTTTTGAGCTTATAGAACACACGCTGAATAAATTTGGTATAGCGGACTTTTTCTCTGCCTTTGAGAAATTCTTGCTTTTTAGCTTTTTAAACTTTGGTAAGCTAGCACCCAATTTTAGTGTGCCGTTTTTCATCTCGCATTTGAGAAATGATACAAAGGCTATGGTGCTAGACGCTGATGAAAATTTCCTAGCCCCGCACATTACCAAGCGTAAAAATGAGCAAAACATCACGCTTAATGTCAATCTCATCGGTGAAGAGGTTTTAGGAGAGGCAGAGAGCAAATACCGTATGCAAAAATACGAAGAAGCCCTAAAATCAAGCTATATCACTTATATTTCTATCAAAATTACTACAATTTTTTCACAGATTAATATTATTGATTTTGACTATTCTAAAGATGAAGTAGTAAAAAGACTTGATACGCTCTATGCCCTAGCCTTAGAAGAGCAAAACAGGCAAGGCGTGAGTAAATTTATCAATTTAGATATGGAGGAGTTTAGGGATTTAGAGCTAACTGTGGCGGCTTTTATGGAGAGTGTGGGCAAATTTGACATTAAAGCGGGCATTGTTTTACAAGCCTATATCCCTGATTCTTACGAGTATCTTAAAAAGCTCCTTGCCTTTTCAAAAGAAAGGGTTTTAAAGGGTATGCAGCCTATTAAAATCCGCTTTGTAAAGGGTGCAAATATGGAAAACGAAGAGACAATCGCTAGCCAAAGAGGCTGGGAGCTACCGACCTTTGAGCGTAAAATCGACACCGATAGCAACTATAATAAAATGCTAGATCTTGTGCTAGAAGATGAAAATTACAAATATATCAATGTAGGCATCGCTAGTCATAATATCTTTGAAATCGCTTACGCCTACACACGCATTAAGGAAGCAGGGGCAAGTGAGAGCTTCACCTTTGAAATGCTTGAGGGTATGAGCTTGCAATGCTCTTATGAGCTATCTAAAATGCACGATTTAATTCTCTATGCGCCCGTGTGTGATGAAGCGCATTTTAACAATGCCATTGCTTACCTTGTGCGCCGTCTTGATGAAAACACAAGCGAAGATAATTTTATGCGCTATTTTTTCAACCTTAAAGTCGGCTCTAAAGAATGGGAAGAGCAAAAGGCACTCTTTTTAAATGCCCTTGAAGGTATCAAAACTCTTGATAATACCACACACAGAAAGCAAGATAGAACCAAAACGCAAAATGTCCCAAGCTCTTACACGACAAAAACTTTTACCAATGAAAGCGACACAGATTTCATACTCTCACAAAATCGCTTGTGGGCGCAAAATATTAAAGCAAAATACGAAAATTTAAGCGATTATGATGTCTATCCTGTTGCTGGAGAGCTTGACTTCACACAAGCGGATTTAAACACTTTAGAAGTTAAAGACAAAATAGCCCATCGCACCATAGGCACAGCGTATTTAGCAGGAGAAAATGAGCTAAAAGCAGCTTTAAAAGTGGCGAAAAACTCAAACTTCACGCAAAAAAGTAGCGATGAAATCTATGGCATTTTAGCCAAAGTCGCCAAGCTTATGCGTGAGAGAAGGGGGGATTTGATAGGGCTTGCGGCGTTAGAAACAGGCAAGACTTTTTTAGAAATTGATCCTGAAGTAAGCGAGGCGATTGATTTTGTGGAGTTTTATCCCCACTCTCTAGAAACACTCAAAAAGCAAAATCCAAACGCCACCTTTAAGCCAAAGGGCATAGGCGTTACCATTGCGCCGTGGAATTTCCCTGTGGGTATTTCTGTGGGCACCATAGCCGCTCCTTTAGCTGCTGGTAATGTCGTGCTTTATAAGCCTTCATCGCTTTCTATGCTGACAGGCTATAAGCTTTGTGAGTGCTTTTGGGATGCGGGCATTCCAAGAGATGCGCTAATTTTCTTACCAGCAAAGGGCAGTGATATATCGAAATATATTTTAAGCGATGAAGCGGTGAAATTCTCCATACTTACAGGCGGTGAAGATACTGCTTATGCGATGCTAGAGGCAAATCCAACGCTACTTTTAAGCGCAGAAACTGGGGGCAAAAATGCGACCATTGTGTCTAAATTTGCCGATAGAGATAGCGCAGTAAAAAACATTATCCACTCTGCGTTTTCAAATTCTGGGCAGAAATGCTCCGCCACCTCTTTGCTTGTGCTTGAAGATGAAGTCTATGAAGATGAAGAATTTAAAAAAGCCCTTGTTGATGCGGCAGCTTCTTTGGCGGTGGGAAGTCCTTTTGTCTTTAAAAATAAATTAGGTGCTTTGTGTGATAAACCTAGCGAGAAACTGACAAAAGCTATCAATGAGCTAGAAGCTGGGGAAGAGTGGGCGTTAAAACCAACATTTATAAATGATAATCCACACTTAATGACTCCGGGTATAAAATATGGCGTGAAAAAAGGTGCTTTCACACATATGAATGAGCTTTTTGCGCCACTTTTAAGTGTGATTAGGGCTAAAGATTTAAAAGAAGCCATTGAGCTAGTTAATGCCACAGGTTATGGGCTTACAGCGGGATTTGAGAGCTTAGATGAAAGGGAGTGGGAGTATTTTCACACTCATATTGAAGCAGGTAATATCTATATCAACAAGCCCACAACAGGTGCTATCGTGCTAAGACAGCCCTTTGGCGGAGTGAAAAAATCTGCCATAGGCTTTGGGAGAAAGGTTGGGATCTATAATTACATCACGCAATTTATGGATATAGAAGCAAAAGCTGATACAAACTTGCTTGATAGTCCCTTAGCAAATGCGTTAGAAAAACTAAGCAAAGCAAGTGATGAAAGCACACAAGCTACCCTAGCAAATGCCACCCTTATGGCAAAGTCCTATGCCCACCACTATAAGCACGAATTTAGCGTAGCAAGAGATTATGTCAATATCCGCGGAGAAGATAATCTTTTTTCTTACACGCGGATTAAAAATCTAGCCTTTAGGGTGTGTGAGCAAGATAGCTTGCAAGATATTCTAGGCGTTATCATAGGGTGCAATACACTAGGCTTAAGCCCACTGGTAAGCTATGAGAAAAAAGTGGATTCTAGGGTTTGTGATACAAACGCGCAAAAAGTGGATTCTAGGGCGATTATCACCTTGGCTCAAAAAGTTTGTCAAATGACAGACTTAGCCGCAGATTTTGTAGCAGAAAGCAGCGATGAGTTTATCGCTAAGCTACCACTTTTTGAGCGCGTGCGCTATCACGCCAAGCCGGATACAAGCGATCCTATCTATCAAGCTGCTGCTAAAGAGGCTAAAATCATTATCCGCGATAAGCCACTATTAAATGGGCGTTTTGAGCTTTTGTTCTATCATAATGAAAAGGCTTTAAGTGTGTCTTATCATCGCTATGGAAACTTGGGCATTCGTGCTTTAAAAAATTCACAATAA
- a CDS encoding protein-glutamate O-methyltransferase CheR, which yields MNIDTAKAFKEIQSYLHTITGIYLDISKQTMMKNRLDSLKQFPVFDSITTASELIALTSKNPQAKQLFINAFTTNQTDFFREKVHFQDMLDRVLPALFQNQFNIKIYCAASSTGEEPYSIAATVLYASEIYNSSCNVEIYASDIDTKVLQDAKDGVFTLSPTLNLPNWVNMDRYFDTLQVAANGTKTIRAKTVLRKMIKFFQLNLHDSTYPFHQNEFDIIFCRNVLIYFQTQEQEQILGKLLRFLKTNGTLYIGHADDILGLKDKVERLGNKTYIKIRD from the coding sequence TTGAATATAGACACAGCCAAAGCGTTCAAAGAGATCCAATCCTATCTCCACACAATCACAGGAATTTACCTAGACATCTCTAAACAAACAATGATGAAAAACCGCCTAGATTCTCTCAAGCAGTTTCCTGTCTTTGATAGCATTACAACTGCAAGTGAGCTTATCGCGCTTACTAGCAAAAACCCCCAAGCAAAGCAGCTTTTCATCAATGCCTTTACCACCAATCAAACAGACTTTTTCCGCGAGAAAGTGCATTTCCAAGATATGCTTGATCGTGTTTTGCCAGCACTTTTTCAAAACCAATTCAATATCAAAATCTACTGCGCTGCTTCATCAACAGGCGAAGAGCCTTACTCCATAGCCGCCACTGTGCTATATGCTAGCGAGATATATAACTCTTCTTGCAATGTGGAGATTTATGCAAGTGATATTGACACAAAAGTCTTGCAAGATGCTAAAGATGGGGTTTTCACCCTAAGCCCCACGCTCAATCTCCCCAACTGGGTCAATATGGATAGATATTTTGACACCTTGCAAGTAGCTGCAAATGGCACAAAAACTATCCGCGCTAAGACAGTGCTAAGAAAAATGATCAAGTTTTTTCAGCTAAATTTGCACGACTCCACCTATCCATTCCACCAGAATGAATTTGATATTATCTTTTGTCGCAATGTGCTTATTTATTTCCAGACCCAAGAGCAAGAGCAGATTCTAGGAAAGCTCTTGCGATTTTTAAAGACAAATGGCACGCTATACATTGGACACGCAGATGATATTTTAGGACTCAAGGATAAGGTAGAGAGACTAGGCAATAAAACTTATATAAAAATACGAGATTAG
- the putP gene encoding sodium/proline symporter PutP yields the protein MEVVKINTEIAITFIAYSALMLFIGFYFYRKNKSTEDYFLGGRSLGPVVSALSAGASDMSGWLLMGLPGALYVGGLVESYIAIGLSIGALLNWSFVAKRLRIYTSIIANSITIPDYFETRFDDDKHILRIICAIVILVFFTFYVSAGLVGGAKLFESTFGIDYAYALTTGTIIIVAYTFLGGYKAVCWTDMIQGLLMMSALIIVPVVMLTNLGGYDEAMKIVADIKPKALSMGEGVSALAIISALAWGLGYFGQPHILVRFMSIRSTKDIPTATIVGISWMVISLIGACFIGILGIAYVYKFNLSLQDPEKIFIVMSQLLFNPWIAGILLSAILAAIMSTASSQLLVSSSTLAEDFYRRIFKQDASPQMVMKIGRFGVLLVAVIAFLISTDKDSSILKIVSYAWAGFGASFGSVMLFSLFWSRMTRIGAIAGMITGAVVVIVWQNYIAEYIKLYEIVPGFLAASLAIIIASLMTSVRPGTKAAYDKMIANLRS from the coding sequence ATGGAAGTTGTAAAAATCAATACAGAAATTGCCATTACTTTTATCGCCTACTCGGCTTTAATGCTATTTATCGGCTTTTATTTTTATAGGAAAAACAAAAGCACAGAAGACTACTTCTTAGGTGGTCGCTCACTAGGTCCTGTGGTTTCAGCCCTAAGTGCTGGGGCTAGTGATATGAGCGGCTGGCTTTTGATGGGGCTGCCCGGAGCTTTGTATGTGGGCGGCTTGGTGGAGAGCTATATCGCCATAGGGCTTAGTATTGGGGCATTGCTTAATTGGAGCTTTGTCGCCAAACGACTTAGAATCTACACAAGCATTATTGCCAATAGCATTACAATCCCTGATTATTTTGAAACGCGCTTTGATGATGATAAGCATATTTTACGCATTATTTGTGCGATTGTAATTTTGGTGTTTTTTACCTTTTATGTATCTGCTGGGCTTGTCGGTGGGGCGAAACTTTTTGAAAGCACCTTTGGGATCGATTATGCTTATGCCCTTACCACAGGGACTATCATCATCGTAGCCTACACATTTTTAGGTGGGTATAAGGCAGTGTGCTGGACAGATATGATTCAAGGGCTTTTGATGATGAGTGCTTTAATTATCGTGCCTGTGGTGATGCTCACAAATCTTGGCGGCTATGATGAGGCGATGAAAATCGTAGCAGATATTAAGCCCAAAGCTCTTTCTATGGGTGAAGGTGTATCAGCCCTTGCGATCATCTCTGCCCTTGCGTGGGGGCTTGGCTATTTTGGACAGCCACATATTTTGGTGCGCTTTATGTCTATCCGCTCGACTAAAGATATTCCAACTGCTACGATTGTGGGGATTTCTTGGATGGTGATTTCACTTATCGGGGCTTGCTTTATAGGAATTTTAGGCATTGCTTATGTGTATAAATTTAATCTCTCCTTGCAAGATCCAGAAAAAATCTTTATCGTGATGAGTCAGCTTCTTTTCAATCCTTGGATCGCTGGGATTTTGCTTTCCGCGATTTTAGCAGCGATTATGAGCACAGCTAGCTCACAGCTTCTTGTTTCAAGCTCGACTTTGGCAGAAGATTTTTATCGCCGTATTTTCAAGCAAGATGCTAGCCCACAAATGGTGATGAAAATCGGTAGATTTGGGGTATTACTTGTAGCTGTTATTGCATTTTTAATCTCTACGGATAAGGATTCTAGTATTTTAAAGATCGTATCTTATGCGTGGGCAGGCTTTGGGGCTAGCTTTGGCTCTGTGATGCTCTTTTCACTCTTTTGGAGTAGAATGACACGCATAGGCGCGATCGCCGGAATGATCACAGGCGCGGTAGTGGTGATTGTATGGCAAAACTACATTGCTGAGTATATCAAGCTCTATGAAATTGTGCCAGGCTTCCTTGCTGCATCACTAGCGATCATTATCGCAAGCCTTATGACAAGCGTGCGCCCAGGCACAAAAGCAGCCTATGACAAAATGATCGCTAATCTACGATCTTAG
- a CDS encoding CheB methylesterase domain-containing protein, which produces MREIEEKKHPDVLLKSNPCLINREKLIVIGSSTGGPIALEEIFVALPACNLPPIVVVQHIPEHFSQTLAKRLDTKSKLSVFEVNQRFVLKNDCIYLAKGGTQIALGYENGKYSAHPILDAPRISRHRPSVDILFRAANNIAGRNTLAIILTGMGDDGCIGIKELHDNGAKTIAQDEQTCVVFGMPKRAIEVGAVDEILPISKIADRIVKFAQSNKKDDNQ; this is translated from the coding sequence ATGAGAGAAATAGAAGAAAAAAAACATCCAGATGTGCTACTAAAAAGCAATCCTTGCTTAATCAATCGTGAAAAGCTTATTGTCATAGGCTCTTCTACCGGAGGTCCCATCGCCTTAGAAGAAATCTTTGTCGCACTGCCCGCGTGCAATCTCCCGCCCATTGTCGTAGTCCAGCATATCCCCGAGCATTTTAGCCAAACGCTAGCCAAACGACTTGATACAAAATCTAAGCTTAGTGTCTTTGAAGTCAATCAACGCTTCGTGCTTAAAAATGACTGCATTTATCTAGCAAAAGGCGGGACACAAATCGCGCTTGGCTATGAAAATGGCAAATATTCCGCCCATCCTATCCTAGATGCCCCTAGGATCTCAAGGCATCGCCCAAGCGTGGATATTCTCTTCCGCGCAGCCAACAACATTGCCGGGCGCAATACTTTAGCGATCATTCTCACAGGTATGGGTGATGATGGCTGCATAGGCATTAAGGAGCTGCACGATAATGGCGCAAAAACAATCGCGCAAGATGAGCAAACCTGTGTGGTATTTGGTATGCCAAAACGCGCGATAGAAGTAGGCGCGGTCGATGAGATTTTGCCGATCAGTAAAATCGCAGATAGGATTGTCAAATTTGCTCAAAGTAACAAGAAAGATGACAATCAATAA
- a CDS encoding cation acetate symporter yields the protein MKIWQKFSITLFASTFGVLPLCADAINTGGAKSDVNPVAIGMFLAFVLATLFITYLSNKKSQSASGFYTAGGNITGMQNGVAIAGDYMSAASFLGITALVFTNGFDGLIYSIGFLVGWPIILFLIAEKFRNLGKFTFADITAYRLDAKPIRIISAVSALSVIVFYLIAQMVGAGQLIQVLFGLPYGVAVILVGILMICYVVFGGMHATTWVQIIKAILLLAGASFMAIMILYLTKFDLSYYFAQAISHHPKGEAIMSPGTFLPNTISAVSLGLALMFGTAGLPHILMRFFTVKDAKEARKSVFYATGLIGYFYILTFIIGFGAIALLYGNPEFTNPDGSYSGVANMVAISLAEVLGGNVFLGFISAVAFATILAVVSGLAISGAGAISHDLFVNVCKDGKCDPKLEMRVTKGATIFLGVLAIALGFLFEKQNIAFMVGLAFAIAASVNFPILLLSIYWKNLTTKGAFWGGLIGLVVVLTLVVLSPSIWVKSFGFESAIFPYDHPAIFTMPLTFIAIFIISKLDNSKRAQIDKDGFRAQDFRAQSGIGASEAVAH from the coding sequence ATGAAAATATGGCAAAAATTTTCTATCACATTGTTTGCAAGCACATTTGGTGTCCTGCCACTTTGTGCTGATGCAATCAATACCGGTGGTGCAAAATCCGATGTAAATCCTGTCGCTATCGGTATGTTTCTAGCTTTTGTGTTGGCGACATTATTCATTACTTATCTCTCAAATAAGAAAAGTCAGTCTGCAAGTGGATTCTACACTGCTGGCGGTAATATCACGGGTATGCAAAATGGTGTTGCCATTGCTGGGGATTATATGAGTGCAGCGAGCTTTTTGGGTATTACGGCATTAGTTTTTACAAATGGCTTTGATGGATTGATCTACTCTATTGGGTTTTTAGTGGGTTGGCCTATCATATTGTTTCTAATTGCTGAAAAGTTCCGCAATCTTGGAAAATTTACCTTTGCAGATATTACCGCATATCGCCTTGATGCAAAGCCTATCCGCATTATTTCAGCGGTTTCAGCATTGAGCGTGATTGTGTTTTACCTTATCGCACAAATGGTTGGAGCAGGGCAGCTTATACAAGTGCTTTTTGGACTTCCTTATGGTGTCGCAGTGATTCTTGTGGGGATTTTGATGATTTGTTATGTTGTCTTTGGTGGAATGCACGCGACAACTTGGGTGCAAATCATTAAAGCGATTTTACTTCTAGCAGGGGCTAGTTTTATGGCGATTATGATTTTGTATTTGACAAAATTTGATCTTTCTTATTATTTTGCTCAAGCTATTTCTCACCACCCAAAAGGTGAAGCGATAATGTCGCCTGGCACATTCTTGCCAAACACTATCTCCGCAGTTTCACTTGGACTTGCTTTAATGTTTGGGACAGCAGGTTTGCCACATATTTTGATGCGCTTTTTCACGGTTAAAGACGCTAAAGAAGCGAGAAAATCAGTCTTTTATGCCACAGGGCTTATTGGGTATTTTTATATCCTTACCTTTATTATTGGCTTTGGTGCGATTGCTTTGCTTTATGGGAATCCTGAATTTACAAATCCCGATGGCTCTTATAGCGGTGTGGCAAATATGGTGGCAATCAGCCTAGCTGAAGTGCTTGGTGGCAATGTCTTTTTAGGCTTTATTTCAGCTGTGGCATTTGCTACGATTTTGGCTGTTGTCTCGGGTCTTGCCATTTCTGGAGCGGGGGCTATTAGCCACGATTTGTTTGTCAATGTCTGCAAAGATGGCAAATGTGATCCTAAGCTTGAGATGAGAGTAACTAAGGGTGCGACTATATTCCTTGGTGTGCTAGCTATCGCGTTAGGATTCTTGTTTGAGAAACAAAATATCGCCTTTATGGTGGGGCTTGCTTTTGCTATTGCAGCAAGTGTGAATTTCCCTATTTTGCTCCTTTCAATTTATTGGAAAAATCTCACGACTAAAGGTGCGTTTTGGGGAGGATTGATAGGGCTTGTTGTGGTGCTGACACTTGTGGTGCTAAGTCCTAGTATTTGGGTGAAAAGCTTTGGCTTTGAATCTGCGATTTTCCCTTATGATCATCCAGCAATTTTTACAATGCCTTTGACCTTTATAGCAATTTTTATTATCTCTAAGCTAGATAACTCCAAACGCGCACAAATCGATAAAGATGGCTTTAGAGCGCAAGATTTCCGCGCACAAAGTGGAATTGGTGCTAGCGAGGCTGTAGCCCACTAA